One Anaerohalosphaeraceae bacterium genomic window, GTGCGGGAGGAGTAATCCGCCGGACCGATTCAAAACCGGATGACAGACTGTTTTTCGGAACGTCAATACAAGAAGAAAGGAAGTGTTATGGCTTTAGTCACAACCAAAAAAATGTTTGAAATGGCCTACAAAAACGGCTACGCCATCGGGGCGTTCAACGTCAACAACATGGAAATCACGCAGGGCATCGTGGCCGCAATTGCCGAAGAGAAGGCCCCGCTGATTCTGCAGATTTCCCGGGGGGCCCGCGAATACGCCAAGATGAGCTATCTGAAGGCGATTATTGACGTGGCCGTGGCGGAAAACCCCGACATTCCCATCTGCATGCATCTGGACCACGGCGACACCTTTGAAATCTGCAAGCAGTGCGTCGATGACGGCTTTACCTCGGTGATGATTGACGCCTCCCACCATCCGTTTGAGGAAAACGTCCGGATTACCAAGGAAGTGGTCAAGTATGCCCACGCTCACGGTGTGGTTGTGGAGGCCGAGCTGGGCCAGCTGGGCGGCATCGAAGAAGATGTGGTCGGTGTGGATGACGTATCGGCCCACCTGACCGACCCCGCTCAGGCGCAGACCTTTGTGGAAAAGACCGGCTGCGACTCGCTGGCCGTGGCCGTCGGAACCAGCCACGGGGCGTATAAGTTCAAAAGCGAACCGAAAATCGCCTTTGACGTGATAGAGAAGATTCAGCAGCGTCTGCCCGGCTTCCCGCTGGTGATGCACGGGGCCAGCAGCGTGCTGAAAGAGTTCAAAGACCTGATTAACAAGTACGGCGGCAAGATGCCCGATGCGATGGGCGTGCCGGAGGAGGCCATCAGCCGGGCGGCCAAAATGGCCGTCTGCAAGGTCAATATCGACACAGACCTGCGAATGGCTCTGACCGCCAAGATTCGCCAGGTCTTTGCGGAAAAACCCGGCGAATTCGACCCGCGTAAATATCTGGGGCCGGGCCGTGAAGCCATCAAGCAGATGGTCAAGCACAAACTGCACGTGCTCGGCTGCGCCGGCAAAGCCGCTGAATGTCTGTAATCAGACGACTTTACAAAAATCAGGGAGAACCAACCCGGCAGGACGGCGGTCGCCGTCCTGCCTCTTGCTTGAAAAAACAAAACACCGATATGTATGCAAAAATGAAACACTGGAAATTCGCCGCCGGACTGCTCCTGGCAGCCGGATTGTGGCTGGGATTGGGCTGTGAGCCGGACCGACCGGCACAGTCCTCCCAAAAACCCACCGAATCCCATAAAACCGCCGCCGCATCTTCTCCGCTGCCGGTTTCGCTGAAAGCCGCTTCCGCCATTGACTTTTTCTGCAGCGGCAATCCGGCGGCCGCCCGAGAAACGCTCGAGACCGCCGCCGGAGAGAACGGGGTTCTGGAATCATTTCGACAAATTCTCCTGGGCTGGGAGTCCATGCAGCAGCGGCGGCAGGAGATTCGCCGGCAGGTCTGGGAAAAACAGCAGCAGCGGCTGACGGAACTGAAATCGAAAATCCAGGACCTGGCGGCTTTGGCCGAGCCGACTCCGTCCGAGACATCGCTTGCTCTCTCGGAGGATGAGGACCTGCCGGACAGCACGGCCCCGGCTGATGCCAACGGGCTGGAAGGGGTTCTGGCGGCCGCCATTCGACTGCGGGACCTGGCCACAGACGAGGAAAAACAGGCCCTCCTGCAGGACTCATTTATCCAGCAGATTGTTCAGGCCGCCCTCCAGCGGGCCCGCACCTACGAAGAGCAGGGACGCTGGACCGACGCCTATTTCCGCGCGTACTACTGGCTGACGGCCCTGGATGAGGACAATCCGGAGTATCGGGAAAAAGCCGACGAACTGTCTGAACTGCTGGAAATTGAGCTGTCGCTCAAAGACGGCTCCTGCGACGACACCGTCCAGAAACGCTATCAGGACATCAAGCCGGAGATGTTTGAACGGGCCCTGTATCTGCTGGACAACAACTATGTGCGTCCGCTCGATTACAGGGAAATGATGGACAAGGCCCTTGTGCGGTGCCGCCTGCTGGTGCGGGTGCTCGAAAAATCCTCGGCGGAAATCGCCTATCGCGCCGATGCAGCCGCCGCCGCGGCCTTTCTGGAAAAGCTGAACGCTCTCGAAGCCGAACGGAAGGGCAAAACGGACCTTCAGGCCGCCGACCTCAAAGAGCTGCTGAATGCGCTGCTGACGCTGAACAAAACCACCCTTTCGCTTCCGCCGGAAGTGATGATTGCCCACTTTTCGCAGGCCGTCCTGCAGACGCTGGACCCGTTTACCGACCTCGTTTGGCCCTGGTACGTGAAGGATTTTGAGAAGAATCTGACCCAGCAGTTCAGCGGCATCGGCGTGGAGATTTCCAAGGCCACGGGGGTGCTGACGATTGTCAGTCTCCTGCCGGATACACCCGCCTATCGGGCGGGCCTGGATGCGTATGATGAAATCCTGGCCGTCAACGGCGAACCGACGGAAAAGATGACAATTTTCTGCGCGGTCAGCAAAATCACCGGGCCCAAAGGCACCAAAGTCACGCTGACCATCCGGCGGCCCTCCACCGGCGAAGTGAAGGACTATACCATCGTCCGCGACCGGATTGTCGTTCAGCCCATCCGCGGCTGGCAGCGCACCGAAACCGGCCAGTGGGACTTCTGGGCGGACAAAGCCAATCGAATCGGCTATGTGCGGCTGACGTCTTTTTCCGAGACTTCCCGGGATGACCTGGACAAGATTCTCACCCAGCTGGAAAAAGAGGGGATGAAGGCCCTGATTCTGGATTTGCGCTACAACAGCGGCGGCTATCTGAACAGCGCCGCGGAAGTGGCCGACTTGTTCCTGACCAGAGGCGTCATCGTCAAAAGCAATCCGCGTCACGGCTTTGCCACGTATGAAATGGCCCACGAAAAAGGGACGCACCCGAATTATCCGATGGTCGTCCTCATCAACGGCGGCAGCGCCAGCGCCTCGGAGATTGTGGCCGGCGCCCTGCAGGACCCCAAACACCGCCGGGCCGTCCTGGTGGGCACCCGCAGCTACGGCAAAGGCTCCGTCCAGGTCGTCACCCCCTTTACCGGCGGCGGCTCGCAGCTGAAATATACCGTGGCCTACTATCACCTGCCCAGTGATCAGCCGGTGAAAAACCGCTACCAGATGGAACGGCTCGGCCGCAAAGACTGGGGCATCGCTCCGGATGTCGAAGTCGAAATGTACAGCCATGAACTGCGCCGGATGCTGGAGATTCAGCGAAAGAACGACATCCTCGTGCAGACCTTTCACAACAATGAAGACGAACGCCGCTATACGCTTCAGGAAACCCTCTTGTCAGACCCGCAGCTGTCGGCGGCCCTGCTGGTCGTCCAGGCCAAACTGCTTCAGCAGGGCGTTCCGATTCAGCCGCCGGATTTGACAATCTGGCAGCGGCCGATTGACCCGAATGAAATTTTGTAAGGACAGGTTCTCCGCATGAACAAACTCGAGCAGCAGCGAAGAGAAAAATGTCAGCAGATTCGCCAAATGGGTCTTGACCCCTACGGCGGCCGGTTCCCGAATACAGAACCGGCTCAATCCGTGAAAAACCGATACATCGACGGGCAGGAGGGCCAGCGCGCCCGCTGTGCCGGACGCATTGTGCTCCTGCGCGACATCGGCAAACTCATCTTTATCACCCTGCGGGACTCCAGCGGGGCCATTCAGCTGGGCCTGAGCAAACAGCTTCTGGCCGGACAGTGGGAACTGGTCAAACGCATCGACCTGGGCGACCTGGTCGGGGCCGAAGGGACTCTCGGCAAGACCAAAACCGGCGAAATCACCATCTGGGTCGAACAGCTGACTCTGCTGAGCAAGGCCCTGCTGCCGCCGCCGGAGAAGTTTCACGGTCTGGCGGATGTGGATTTGCGCTACCGCCGCCGCTATGTGGACCTCTGGGCCAATCCGGAGGTGATGCAGCGGTTCCTCAAACGCAGCGCTCTGGTGGCCTCCGTCCGCGCCTTTCTCCATCAGCAGGGCTTCGTCGAGGTGGAAACCCCGATGATGCAGTCCATTGCCGGCGGGGCCGCCGCCCGTCCTTTCATAACACATCACAACGCGCTGGACATCGATTTGTATCTGCGGATTGCCCCCGAACTGTTCCTCAAGCGGCTTTTGGTCGGCGGAATGGAAAAGATTTTCGAAATCAACCGCAACTTCCGCAATGAGGGCCTGAGCACCCGGCACAACCCGGAATTTACGATGATGGAACTCTATCAGGCCTATGCAGACTACCGTGATATGATGGACCTGACCGAATCGCTCATCAGCGCTCTGATAGAAACCCACTGTCCGGGGCCGATTCTGCCGTTCGGCTCGATGCAGGTCAACTGGTCCCGGCCCTGGCGTCGGGCCCGATACAGCGAGCTGCTGGAGGAATATGCGGGCTGCCGGATTGAGGATATTCCGGCCGTCCGTGCCAAAGCCCGTGCCCTGGGCATCGACGAAACCCGGATGGAAGATGCCGTCGTGATTAATGAAGTGTTTGAAGCGACGGTGGAATCGAATCTGGTCAACCCGACCTTTGTGCTGGATTATCCGGCGGAGCTGTGCCCGCTGACCCGAACCAGCAAGGCAGACCCCCGCTACGCCGAACGCTTCGAACTGTACGCCGGCACAATGGAACTGGCCAACGCCTATACGGAACTGAACGACCCGGATGTCCAGGAGGCCAACTTCCGCCGGCAGCTGCGGGGCCTCAGCGCCGATGAAAGCATGGCGAAAATGGATGAGGACTTTATCACGGCTCTGAAGTACGGGATGCCGCCGGCCGGCGGACTGGGCATCGGCATCGACCGGCTTGTGATGCTGCTGACGGATGCGCCGAGCATTCGCGATGTCATCCTCTTTCCGCTGCTTAAGCCCGCTGCCGCCGGACAGATGCCGGAATCTTTGGAGGAAACGGACGCTTCCTCCTGACGGTCAACGCTTCGAAATTCGCAGGAGCAGTCTGTGTGAAGCATGTATCCTTCTTTTTATGCGGCCGCTATCTTCGCCGGCGCCGGATGATGCTGCTGAGCATCACCGCCGTGGCCCTCAGCTGCGCCCTGCTGCTGATTACCGCCAGTCTGTTTACCGGCTTTATCGCCGCCCTCGAAACCAGCACCACGCGGCATCTGGGGGATATTGTCCTGGAGGCCCCCTCCGGACAGCTGATTACCGATTTTGAGGTGCTGCTGGAAGCGCTTCAAAAGCCCGCTGCCGTCCAGGCGGCTGCGGCCGTGCTGAAAAATCACGGTCTGCTTCTGGCCGGCCCCGGCAAGGTCCGTCCCGTGCGGGTTTGGGGCATTCAGCTGCCCCAGCGGCTGGCCCTCAGCCCCCTGCAGGATACGCTGCTGGTTCAGAAAGGACAGACAAACCCGTCCTTCGACCCGCAGAACACCGGTGAAATCGGCGGGTTTGTCGGCATTGGGGTGCTCACAGCGCCCGATGAAAAGACCGATGAATACAACCTCGACGAGGTCCGACGCTATATCGGACAGAAAATGGCCCTGACAACCGGCTCGCTGCAATCCGTGCCCGCCGGCGAGTCGTTGGGCCCGGCTCCGATGCAGTTCCGACGAAGGGTCCTGCGGTTTACCTGCACCGACGTGATGCAGACCGGCGTCTGGGACCTGGATGAACAGAATGTCTTTGTCCCGCTCGAAGCCCTTTCGGCCGTTTTGTATCCTGACCTGCCCGCCCCGGCGGCGGATATTATTCAGATTCGGCTGGCCCCCGGCGTTTCCGAAGACACAGGTCTGGCAATTGTCCGGGGCATCTGGGACAATTTCGCCAAAGACCGATTTGCCTGGGGACCGTTTGCCTCGATTGAAACCTCTCGCCGGCTTCAGGCCCGGCTCATTGCTGAGTACCGCAAACAAATGGGGGTCCTGCTGCTGATTTTCGGACTGGTCAGCTTATCGGTGATTCTGCTGGTCTTCTGCATCTTTTCGCTGCTGGTGATGACCAAACAAAAAGACATCGCCATTCTCAAAAGCTGCGGGGCCTCCCGCCGCGACGTCGCCGGACTGTTTCTGGCCTTCGGTTTCCTCAATGGCGCCGCCGGAGCGGCACTCGGCATCCTTCTGGGCTGGCTGATTACCTTTCATATCAATTCGATTGAACTCCAAATCAGCCGTCTGTTCGGTCTGAAAATCTGGAAAGCCGGGGTGTATATGTTTTCGCAGATTCCGAATACGGTTGACTGGTCCGCTGCGGGATGGATTTTTCCGGCGGCGATTCTGGCCTCCGTAGCCGGAGCCCTCATTCCGGCGCTGCGGGCGGCCTGGCTTGAACCGGTTCGTTTGCTGAGGTACGAATAGGATGCTTGTCTGGAAGCTGGCCGTCCGCTATTTTCGCACCCGTCCCAGTTCCTGGCTGGCCGTGGCGGCCGTGGCTCTCTGCACCTTTATCGTGGTGGTGGTGCTGACGGTGATGAATGGACTGGCCTCCGATTTCAAAGAAAAAAATCACCGCGCCGTCGGCGACTGCATCCTTACAACGGATTCCCTGGTAGGATTTCCGGATGACCCGAACTGGCTGGCCCTGCTCGAATCCCAGCCGTTTATTGAGGCCGTTTCCCCGGCCGTATTCGGCGTCGGCCTGATTACCCAGGCCGGAGCCGATTGGAATATCGCCGTTCAGTTTCTCGGCATCGACCCGGTCCGTCACAGCGCCGCCACCGGATTCGGCCGCTCCCTGCATTACCGCAAAGACCAGCCCCATCTGGCGTTTGTGCCTTCGTATGCCCCGAACGAGCCGGGCTGTGTGGTCGGCATCGATTTGGCCGGAATCAGCCGAACCTCGCAGGGAACCTACCTGCATCCGCTTCAGCCCGTCCCCATCCGGCTGATTTTAAGCAGCTTTCCGCTGACCCCACGCGGGGCCATGGCGCGCGGCGGCACAGACCTGGTCAACAGCAAAACCTACTATCTGGCCGATGACAGCCACACGGGTATCCCGCAGATTGACGGCAGCATGATTTACCTGCCGCTGGAGGAAGCACGCCTGCTGACCGGAATGGACAGCCCGTTTCCGCGCATCAGTTCGATTCATATCCGCTTTAAGCCCTCGGTGGGGCTTCAGGAAGGCGTCGAACAGGTGCGAAGACTGTGGACGGAGTATCTGGACAGCCGCCGCAATCATCCCTATTTTAATCTGCTCGAGGCGGTGCGCGTCCAAAGCTGGCTGGAAAACCGACGCAGCCGAATCGCCGCCGTCGAAAAAGAACAAACGATGCTGATTCTGCTTTTTCTGATGCTCGGCCTCATCACCGTCTTTATTGTCTTTGTGATTTTTTATATGCTGGTGGGCCACAAAAGCAAAGACATCGGGATTTTCCAAAGCGTCGGAATGTCCAAAGTCAGAATCGCTCAGGTCTTTTTGAATTTCGCTGCGCTCATCGGCCTTTGCGGCGCTCTGCTGGGGGCTGCCGGCGGCTGTTTGTTCCTTGTATATATCAACCCCATCGAAAACTGGCTGTTTGAGCGGTTTGATTTTCAGCTGTGGGACCGAACCATCTACGCCATCGGACAGATTCCGAATCAGATTCAGCCGGAATTTCTGCTGACTGTCGGACTGGCCGCTGTGGCCGCCTGTCTGGCCGGAGCGCTGATACCGGCTTTCCAGGCCGCCCGGAAGGAACCCGTGGAGGTGCTTCGAGTCAGTCAGGTTTAATTATTCAGGAACAACTATGAACCCAATCATTGAAGCCAAAAATATCCACAAGTCCTATCCGATGGGCAAACAGACCCTCCAGGTTCTCAAAGGCGTCTCGCTGAGGGTTCAGCCCGGCTCTTTTACAGCCGTCGTGGGGGCCTCCGGCAGCGGCAAAAGCACCCTGCTGCATATCTTGGGCGCCCTGGATAAACCGGACAGCGGCTGTGTAGAATTCGAAGGGAAAGACATCAGTAAACTTTCCGCCGCCCAGCTGAATCGATATCGCAACCAATCCGTAGGGTTTGTATTTCAGTTTTATCACCTCCTTAATGAGCTGAATGTCCTCGAAAACACCCTGCTTCCGGCCATGATTTCCAACGGTCCCGCCGGGTATTTGAAGAAAAAAAAGGAGCTTCAGGAGTCCGCGGCGGCTCTGCTCGAACGGTTTGGGCTGGGCGGACGGCTTCGACACCGCCCGTATGAGCTGTCCGGCGGCGAACGTCAGCGGGCCGCTATTGCACGCGCCCTGATGAACAAACCCGCCCTCCTGCTGGCCGACGAGCCGACCGGAAATCTTGACTCCAAAACAGGTTCTGGTATATTAGATGTCCTGAAAGAGCTCAACCGAGGCGGGCAAACCATCATCATGGTCACGCATGACCTGCGGATTGCACAGATGGCTGGGGAAATTGTTCACCTCGAGGACGGCCGAATCGTCGAGACGTCGAAAAAATCTTAATATAACCTGCAGTTCGGAGCGTCGAATGGGTTTGAAAATCTGGCTCGATGACAAATTAGTCAATCAGGAGGATGCAAAAATTTCCGTTTTTGACCATGGGTTGCTTTATGGAGACGGAGTCTTTGAGGGGATTCGGGTGTACAGCGGAAAAATCTTTGAACACGACGCCCACCTCGAGCGGCTTTACAAATCCGCCAAGGTCATCCGCCTGACTATTCCGATGGACCTGCCGACGCTCAAAAAGGCCGTGGAGGAAACCGTCCGGGCCAACCAGATTACCGACGGCTACATTCGTCTGCTGGTTACCCGCGGGGTGGGTGACCTGGGACTGAATCCTTTTTTGTGCAAACGCGCCTGCGTGATTATCATCGCCGACAAAATCCGCCTTTATCCGGCGGAGCTGTATGAAAAAGGGCTGAAAGTCATCAGCGTCCCGACGGTTCGCAATCATCCGATGAGCATCCCGCCGCAGGTGAAAAGTCTGAACTATCTGAACAACATCTTTGCAAAAATCGAGGCCGTCGATGCCGGTGCTTCCGAGGCGATTCTCTACAGCCACGACGGCTACGTGGCCGAGGCCTCCGGCGACAACATCTTCATTGTTTCGGAGGGAACGCTTTATACCCCGCCCGTGCAGGCCGGTTCGCTGGACGGCATTACGCGGCGCATCGTTATCAAACTGGCCCGGGAAGAGCAGATTCCGGTGGTTGAAAAAAATCTGACGCGGTTTGATTTGTACACGGCGGATGAATTTTTCCTGACCGGAACCGCCGCGGAAGTCATCGGCGTGGTGGAAATGGACGGCCGCATCATCGGCGACGGCAAGCCGGGGCCCATTACACGAAAACTTCGTGAGAAATTTTACGCCTATGCCCACGCCTGAGCCCTTATCTGATTCGGCCTTTCGGTCGATTGAGCAGCTCGTTCAGGCGGAGCTCCAGAGCGTACAGATCCGAATCCGGCAAGCCCTCTCGACTGACAACCCTCTGCTGGCTTCACGTCTGGACACGCTGGCGGAGAAGCCGGGCAAAATGCTTCGCCCCCTGCTGCTTCTGCTCAGCGCCAAGGCGTGCGGGCGGATTTATCCTGAACATATCGACCTAGCCGCCATGATTGAGCTGATTCATACGGCGACCCTGCTTCATGATGATGTGGTGGACCGGGCCGCCCTGCGGCGAGGCCGTCCGTCCGCCAATATTCTCTGGGGCAACACGGCCGCCGTGCTGCTGGGAGATCTTCTGCTCAGCCGCGCGCTGGGGCTCGGCGCCCGGCTGCACCAGCCCGCCCTGACCGAACAAATCGTAAAAACCGCTCAGGATATCTGCGAAGGAGAACTGCTGCAGAACATTCACCGGGGAAACTGGCGGATGAGCAAAGACCTGTACAGACAAATCATCACAGGAAAAACCGCCGCGCTGTTTGCCCTCAGCTGCCGGCTCGGCGCCCAATGGGCCCAGGCGGAGGAGGCCGCCGTTCAGGCGCTTTGTGAGTATGGACTGTATTTTGGGCAGGCCTTTCAAATCCGCGATGACGCCGCCGATTTGTTTTCAACAGAATCCAAAACCGGCAAGACCCTCGGCACGGACCTGAGAGAAGGCAAGCCGACCCTGGCGGTTATCCTCTGGCTGGAAACTTTCTCTGAAGATGAAAAACGGCAGGCCGTCGAACATCTTGAAAATCCCCGCAAACACTCCGCTGTTCTCCGGCAAATCAAAAAATCCTCCGTTCCTTTTCAGATTCATCAGGAGCTTGCCGCCCTGACAGAACAGGCGTGCAGGGCGCTGCAGCCGCTGGCGGACAGTGCCGCAAAAAAGGCGCTGTTTCAACTGGCCGAAGAGACTGCCAAGACGCCCTGAGCGTTCTTAAGCCCGCTTCATACCCTCTCAAAGGCGCTGTTTATCCCAAGAAAAAGACCGTCCTCTTCACAATCCCAAACAATCAAGCGGGCCCCATCCGTTATCAGGGAACAGGCAGAGGTCATTCCTTGCCTTGTCCTCTGGAAACCGGCCGCCGACATCTCACTGAAAGGGAAAAAGAAAAATCGATTCCGCTTTAAAAAGAAAAAAGGGCGGGAACAACTGCCCGGCCTTGGATAGGCGGAAAAGGTTCTTTCTTAGAACGCAAAGCTGTAAGAAATCGTGCCCCAGTATTCGTCGCTCTTGTTGACGCTGTCCTCGAAGGAATTCTGGAAATAAACAGCCGGAACAATCTTGGCTCCGGTCATCGGGCACTTGAACTGGCTCTTGAGACCCCAGACCATATGCGACCAGTCGTGGTCCGAATTCATTGCACCGCCGTTAAAGACTATATCCCACGAAAAGGTCAGCGGCAGGTCGGTCGGCAGATTGTAGTCAAAGCCCATCAGATAAATCGTGCCGGAAGCATCCTTAATATTGCTGCTTGCCTTGCTGCGAGCGGGCCACAGCTGATAGACGGCCAGATGGGGGACAACACCGTTGTCCAACAGCTTGGGCATTTCGGCTTCCACAAAGATTTCCTGCTTGTCCCAAGCCTTGGTATAGGTGTCGATATAATCATAATAGCGCCAGCCGAGTTTGTAATTGGTTTCCCAAGCATCACCAGCAAGGGCTTTGCCCTTGTAGTAAAGCGTGTAGTCGTACTCAGTCAGATTCACACGGCTGTCCGCCAGGTTATTGGTCCATCCGCCCCGCTCCGGATAGGACATCCAGATGGTGGCGCCCAATCCGTTCTCATGGGACAGATCGATGCTGGGCTGGAAGGCGCCGGCATTATCCAGGATATCATAGCCGCGCCAGATGTACCGCGAGGTGTAGCTCAAATCCACAGTTGTCTTCCATTCCTGTGCACCGGCCGTTGCGGCCACCGCGCACAACACCAACACAACCATTGTGTTCTTCATAATTCGGTTCCTTTCCATTGCTCCCTAAATACAATTTCCTTTTCCGTTTTCTTGATAGGGTGGTACGCTCCATTCAGAAATATTATGCTTTATGATATTACGACCTTCAACAAAAAAAAGTCGAAAAAAAAAGAAGTTTTTCGGCGGTTGTTAAAATAGGCAAGACAAAGGTGTTAATTGCCGTTTGCCGCTCGAATTTCGATTTGTTCTTTGGCCTGGCCGACCAGGTAGAAGCTGCCCGTAATGCAGATTAAATCTTCTCGGGTCACCACGCTTTGGGCGATCCGAACGGCCTCACGAAGCGTCATTGCCGTCTGGCACATCTTGCCGCAGATTTCCGTGTAGAGGTCCGCCAGCTCCTGCGGATAAACGGCTTTGGGGCTGCTGCTTCGCGTAAAGATGACCTTGTCGGCTCCGTATTGAAGCTGCGTGAGCATCCCGCGAACATCTTTATCGCTGTTGCACCCGAAGATGATAATCATTGAGTCATACGGAATATGCTGACCAATGGCCTGAATTAAGGCCCGAATGCTGGCGGCATTGTGTGCGGCATCCACCAGAATCCGCGGGTCATTGCAAATCATTTCCATCCGCCCAATCAGCGAAACTTTGCTGAGCCCTTCGACGGCCTTGCTGTCATCCACCTGAAAGCCGCGCTGCTTGAGCTGATCGAGCATGGCCAGC contains:
- a CDS encoding TorF family putative porin, which translates into the protein MKNTMVVLVLCAVAATAGAQEWKTTVDLSYTSRYIWRGYDILDNAGAFQPSIDLSHENGLGATIWMSYPERGGWTNNLADSRVNLTEYDYTLYYKGKALAGDAWETNYKLGWRYYDYIDTYTKAWDKQEIFVEAEMPKLLDNGVVPHLAVYQLWPARSKASSNIKDASGTIYLMGFDYNLPTDLPLTFSWDIVFNGGAMNSDHDWSHMVWGLKSQFKCPMTGAKIVPAVYFQNSFEDSVNKSDEYWGTISYSFAF